In a single window of the Limnochorda sp. L945t genome:
- a CDS encoding HutP family protein, giving the protein MSESREVARAALWMATTQAHADEDRLRERLAAQGIRAAAVDFGGPFAQAVLQVVERAVVAAKREGLIRPLHAEEGAVAGAAHEAMMGLALKATGLNVGGKLGVARRGEHLVVAVFCSVGLGHLDDMAVALGHRALWAAATPAQQQEGRASS; this is encoded by the coding sequence GTGAGCGAAAGCCGTGAGGTGGCCCGGGCTGCCCTCTGGATGGCTACCACCCAGGCCCACGCCGACGAGGACCGTCTCCGGGAGCGCCTGGCGGCTCAGGGCATTCGCGCCGCCGCCGTGGACTTCGGGGGACCTTTCGCCCAGGCGGTGCTTCAGGTCGTCGAACGGGCCGTCGTGGCCGCCAAGCGCGAGGGGCTCATCCGGCCGCTGCACGCCGAAGAGGGCGCCGTGGCGGGAGCCGCTCACGAGGCGATGATGGGATTGGCGCTCAAGGCCACCGGGCTCAACGTGGGGGGCAAGCTGGGGGTAGCCCGGCGAGGAGAGCACCTGGTGGTCGCCGTCTTTTGCAGCGTGGGTCTCGGCCATCTGGACGACATGGCGGTAGCGCTGGGGCATCGCGCGCTGTGGGCGGCGGCAACACCCGCTCAGCAGCAGGAGGGGCGGGCTTCGTCGTGA